One window of Solirubrobacterales bacterium genomic DNA carries:
- a CDS encoding Ppx/GppA family phosphatase, producing the protein MIRLAPGAAIRGDLTVVSKETCQRPRVRDVSGCPGEYSWALASSPFTSTGTKRVAVIDIGTNSTRLLVADVHGNQVSVVERQSRVTRLGRGVDHSGQLSAEAIELVCETVGGYIALIDDLGTEERAVIATSAVRDAENGGAFAAELRERFAVNARVIDGDEEARLTYTGASAKRPDRERLLVADIGGGSTEIITGTGSTPDFNVSLQAGVVRHTERFLTNDPPSTSDLENLARDIADLIAVALDGRDPTVIDTGIAVAGTPSSTAAIDLELEPFDATAVEGYRLPLRKIQWWLSRLASMPLVERQQVVGLHPDRARAIVAGLVILIEVMRTFDLVEIEVSEHDILYGTAIRLAAGQLSA; encoded by the coding sequence ATGATCCGTCTGGCTCCTGGTGCGGCCATCCGGGGAGACCTGACGGTCGTTTCGAAAGAAACCTGCCAGCGTCCACGGGTCCGGGACGTTTCCGGGTGTCCGGGCGAATATTCTTGGGCTCTGGCCTCCTCACCTTTCACATCAACCGGGACCAAGCGGGTCGCCGTGATCGACATCGGCACCAACTCGACCCGTCTGCTGGTCGCCGATGTGCACGGGAATCAGGTGTCCGTGGTCGAGCGGCAGAGCCGGGTGACCCGGCTTGGCCGCGGGGTCGATCACTCGGGGCAGCTTTCGGCGGAGGCGATCGAACTGGTCTGCGAAACGGTCGGCGGATACATCGCGCTGATCGACGATCTCGGGACCGAGGAGCGGGCGGTGATCGCCACCTCTGCGGTCCGGGACGCGGAGAATGGCGGTGCGTTTGCGGCGGAACTCCGGGAACGTTTCGCGGTCAACGCGCGGGTGATCGACGGTGACGAGGAGGCCCGGCTCACCTATACCGGTGCCTCGGCGAAACGTCCCGACCGCGAGCGGCTGCTGGTCGCCGACATCGGCGGTGGTTCCACCGAGATCATCACCGGGACCGGGTCGACCCCGGATTTCAACGTCTCGCTCCAGGCCGGTGTCGTTCGTCACACCGAGCGCTTCCTGACCAACGATCCGCCATCCACCTCCGATCTCGAGAACCTGGCCCGGGACATCGCCGACCTGATCGCCGTTGCCCTCGACGGGCGGGACCCGACCGTGATCGATACCGGTATCGCGGTTGCCGGCACCCCTTCATCCACCGCGGCGATCGACCTTGAGCTGGAACCGTTCGACGCCACCGCGGTGGAGGGCTACCGGCTGCCGCTCAGGAAGATCCAGTGGTGGCTTTCACGGCTGGCCTCGATGCCTCTGGTTGAACGCCAGCAGGTGGTCGGGCTGCACCCGGACCGGGCCCGGGCGATCGTGGCCGGACTGGTCATCCTGATCGAGGTGATGCGCACCTTCGACCTCGTCGAGATCGAAGTCTCCGAGCACGACATCCTCTACGGCACGGCGATCCGGCTGGCGGCCGGGCAGCTTTCCGCCTGA
- a CDS encoding putative toxin-antitoxin system toxin component, PIN family: MRVVCDANVLISALISSSGAPARIVDAWTSGAFELIVCPKLLGELRDVFTRSKLRNLVNPEAAAEYVNGLEEGALALPDPKVERSVAPDPDDDYLVALASAGDADYLVSGDRHLTDLVDLKPPVLTPRQFVDRHL, from the coding sequence ATGCGGGTTGTCTGCGACGCGAATGTCCTGATCTCTGCGCTGATCTCATCCAGCGGTGCCCCTGCCCGAATTGTCGACGCCTGGACGTCTGGAGCTTTCGAGCTGATCGTCTGTCCGAAGCTGCTTGGTGAGCTGAGAGATGTCTTCACTCGTTCGAAGCTGCGGAACCTCGTGAATCCCGAGGCAGCTGCGGAATATGTGAACGGTCTGGAAGAAGGTGCGTTGGCGCTGCCCGATCCGAAGGTTGAGCGATCGGTTGCGCCGGATCCCGACGACGATTATCTGGTTGCCTTGGCATCTGCGGGAGACGCCGACTATCTGGTCTCAGGAGACCGGCATCTGACCGATCTCGTGGACCTGAAACCGCCGGTTCTCACACCACGGCAGTTCGTCGATCGCCACCTGTGA
- a CDS encoding GMC family oxidoreductase has protein sequence MSPVARYDYDYVVVGSGFGGSTAALRLAEKGYSVAVLECGRRYEDVDMPDRTAQINRSIWMPMLKLRGMLRVSPFKDITVLSGSGVGGGSLVYSMVLLRAPDRTFDDPQWAGLADWRTELPDHYTEAERMLGVMRYSRETVGDRLLKEVAEDLEVADTYTKPTVGAFLGKAGETVPDPYFGGAGPPRTGCTNCGNCMVGCQVGAKNILTKNYLYFAERHGVKILPERLATDIRPLGRSGDGSEGFAVTTVTPGKAVMRGQRTMTARAVAVAAGTLGTNKLLQRSRLNGSLNVLSPRLGEKVRTNSESVLAVTAPDDRFDLSDSVCISSSIWLDENTHVEPVIYGTGGDFNSSMFSLLVDPGTRRVQPLRFAAAALRDPRSLLRASNPRNWSRRTLLFIVMQSLDSSIRLRPWKRLRDGTVVLQTDPEPGSPRPKPIPAAYDVARRLAEKMGGTAQSSLFEATMCTPVTAHFLGGAVIGATADEGVVDADLKVHGYKNLMVCDGSVLPTNLGVNPSLTITALTERAMTRIPRRSEDPVARPSGSSKADPMQETPLA, from the coding sequence GTGAGTCCGGTGGCCCGGTACGACTACGACTACGTCGTCGTCGGGTCCGGTTTCGGCGGCAGCACCGCCGCCCTGCGCCTGGCCGAGAAGGGTTACAGCGTGGCCGTGCTGGAGTGCGGCCGCCGGTATGAAGATGTCGACATGCCGGATCGGACCGCGCAGATCAACCGGTCGATCTGGATGCCGATGCTGAAGCTGCGCGGCATGTTGCGGGTCTCGCCGTTCAAGGACATCACGGTGCTGTCCGGCTCCGGCGTCGGCGGCGGCTCACTGGTCTACTCGATGGTTCTCCTGCGTGCACCGGATCGCACCTTTGATGATCCCCAGTGGGCCGGGCTTGCCGATTGGCGAACGGAGCTGCCGGACCACTACACCGAGGCGGAACGCATGCTCGGTGTGATGCGTTACAGCCGTGAAACCGTCGGCGACCGTCTGCTCAAGGAGGTCGCCGAGGATCTCGAGGTCGCCGACACCTATACAAAACCCACCGTCGGTGCCTTCCTCGGCAAGGCCGGTGAGACGGTTCCCGACCCTTACTTCGGCGGCGCCGGACCACCCCGCACCGGCTGCACCAACTGTGGCAACTGCATGGTCGGCTGCCAGGTGGGCGCGAAGAACATCCTCACCAAGAACTACCTCTACTTCGCGGAACGCCACGGGGTGAAGATCCTGCCGGAACGTCTCGCCACCGACATCCGGCCGCTCGGCCGCAGCGGCGACGGCAGCGAAGGGTTCGCGGTCACAACTGTCACCCCGGGCAAGGCGGTGATGCGGGGCCAGCGGACCATGACCGCCCGCGCCGTGGCCGTGGCGGCCGGGACCCTCGGGACGAACAAGCTGCTGCAGCGTTCACGGCTCAACGGCTCGCTCAACGTTCTCTCCCCCCGCCTGGGCGAGAAGGTCCGGACCAACTCCGAGTCGGTGCTTGCCGTGACCGCCCCGGATGACCGCTTCGATCTCTCCGACTCGGTGTGCATCTCCTCCAGTATCTGGCTCGACGAGAACACGCATGTGGAGCCGGTGATCTACGGGACCGGCGGGGACTTCAACTCCTCCATGTTCTCGCTGCTGGTCGACCCCGGAACGAGGCGGGTGCAGCCCCTGCGGTTCGCCGCCGCGGCCCTCCGCGACCCACGGTCCCTGCTGCGTGCGAGCAACCCGCGCAACTGGTCACGACGGACCCTGCTGTTCATCGTGATGCAGTCGCTCGACTCTTCGATCCGGCTGCGCCCCTGGAAACGGCTGCGTGACGGCACCGTTGTTCTCCAGACCGATCCCGAACCCGGCTCGCCCCGCCCGAAGCCGATCCCGGCGGCATACGACGTCGCCCGCCGACTGGCCGAAAAGATGGGCGGCACGGCCCAGTCCTCGCTCTTCGAGGCGACGATGTGCACCCCGGTCACCGCCCACTTTCTCGGTGGCGCCGTGATCGGAGCCACCGCAGACGAGGGAGTGGTCGACGCCGACCTCAAGGTCCACGGCTACAAGAACCTGATGGTCTGCGACGGATCGGTCCTCCCCACCAACCTCGGGGTCAACCCCTCCCTCACCATCACCGCCCTGACCGAACGCGCCATGACCCGCATCCCCAGACGCAGCGAAGACCCGGTGGCAAGACCGTCTGGTTCATCCAAGGCAGATCCGATGCAGGAAACGCCACTGGCGTAA
- a CDS encoding succinic semialdehyde dehydrogenase: MDASALSVPLDESTDRLLTGERAEQIGRLVRRIGVADGTAERIEVRSPVTGELVASLPSCESPDVEAAIRRSREAQVEWTGWSARKRARVLLRFHALLLSRQREVLDLIQLESGKSRLNAFEEVMATASTARYYGKHAPTHLRSRRRAGATPALTSTWERHVPVGVCGFITPWNYPLTMGATDALAALVAGNGVVVKPDAQTPLSALWAFELLEQAGLPPGLAQVVTGDGPLVGGAIVEQVDFLMFTGSTATGRKLAARCGERLIGCSMELGGKNAMLVLPDAKLERTVKGAITGSYGNAGQLCIAMERIYVHRSMYDEFVKRMAERIGRLKLGGRLDWSADIGSMISQKQLETTIAHLDDAVAKGATVAAGGKTRPEAGPMFFEPTVLTGVTPDMTCHANETFGPLIEVYPYDDVDEALEQINDSDYGLNASIFSGSIAKARRVAARIKAGTVNINEPYAAAFGSISAPMGGMKQSGVGRRHGAQGILKYTEAQTVSAQRLMPLTPHAGTPAEPYARVMTLGLRILRRIPRV; this comes from the coding sequence ATGGACGCAAGTGCCCTCTCCGTCCCGCTTGATGAGTCCACCGACCGGCTGCTCACCGGGGAGCGGGCCGAACAGATCGGACGTCTCGTTCGACGCATCGGTGTGGCTGACGGTACTGCGGAGCGGATCGAGGTTCGCTCGCCGGTGACGGGTGAGCTTGTGGCATCGCTGCCGTCCTGTGAGTCACCGGACGTTGAGGCGGCAATCCGGCGCTCACGGGAGGCTCAGGTCGAATGGACCGGCTGGTCGGCACGGAAACGTGCCCGTGTTCTGCTTCGTTTTCATGCGTTGCTGCTCTCCCGTCAACGCGAGGTCCTGGACCTGATCCAGCTTGAGAGCGGCAAGTCACGTCTGAATGCGTTCGAGGAGGTGATGGCGACCGCCTCGACCGCCCGCTACTACGGCAAGCACGCGCCGACACACCTGCGCTCCCGCCGTCGGGCCGGGGCCACCCCGGCGCTCACGAGCACCTGGGAGCGCCACGTCCCGGTCGGCGTCTGCGGTTTCATCACCCCTTGGAACTATCCGCTCACGATGGGTGCCACCGACGCCCTTGCGGCCCTGGTTGCCGGTAACGGGGTGGTCGTCAAACCGGACGCTCAGACGCCGCTTTCGGCACTCTGGGCTTTCGAGCTGCTGGAGCAAGCCGGACTGCCGCCGGGGTTGGCCCAGGTCGTCACCGGGGATGGCCCCCTGGTCGGCGGCGCGATCGTGGAGCAGGTGGACTTCCTCATGTTCACCGGCTCGACCGCGACCGGCCGCAAACTGGCAGCCCGCTGCGGTGAACGCCTGATCGGCTGCTCGATGGAGCTGGGCGGCAAGAACGCGATGCTGGTTCTGCCCGACGCCAAACTGGAGCGTACGGTCAAGGGGGCGATCACCGGCTCCTACGGCAACGCCGGCCAGCTCTGCATCGCGATGGAACGCATCTACGTCCATCGCTCCATGTACGACGAGTTCGTCAAGCGCATGGCCGAACGGATCGGCCGGTTGAAGCTCGGTGGCCGCCTCGACTGGAGCGCCGACATCGGCTCGATGATCTCGCAGAAACAGCTTGAGACGACGATCGCCCATCTCGATGATGCCGTCGCCAAGGGTGCCACGGTCGCGGCCGGTGGCAAGACCCGGCCGGAAGCCGGTCCCATGTTTTTCGAGCCGACCGTGCTCACCGGCGTCACCCCGGACATGACCTGCCACGCGAACGAGACCTTCGGCCCGCTGATCGAGGTCTACCCGTACGACGACGTGGATGAGGCGCTTGAGCAGATCAACGATTCCGACTACGGGCTCAACGCCAGCATCTTTTCCGGGAGCATCGCGAAGGCACGCCGGGTCGCGGCCCGGATCAAGGCGGGCACGGTGAACATCAACGAGCCGTACGCGGCCGCGTTCGGTTCGATCTCCGCTCCGATGGGCGGGATGAAACAGTCCGGGGTGGGACGCCGGCATGGTGCACAGGGGATCCTCAAGTACACCGAGGCCCAGACCGTCTCCGCCCAGCGACTGATGCCGCTGACACCACACGCCGGAACCCCGGCCGAGCCCTACGCCAGAGTGATGACTCTGGGCCTCAGAATCCTGCGCCGAATCCCCCGGGTGTGA
- a CDS encoding VanZ family protein, which yields MIRFLPPLALMVVIFLLSAQPDLSTGLGTWDLILRKLAHMGVFGLLAVLWYRALAPTTDRALVLAVLFTLLYAISDEYHQTFVAGRSGSPVDVGIDVVGIGLAVLLIRSGRMVWLAGPGETDVRDQGRSR from the coding sequence GTGATTCGATTTCTCCCTCCCCTTGCCCTGATGGTGGTGATCTTCCTGCTGTCGGCGCAACCCGACCTGTCCACCGGGCTCGGAACCTGGGATCTGATCCTGCGCAAACTGGCCCACATGGGGGTGTTCGGCCTGTTGGCAGTGCTCTGGTACCGGGCTCTGGCACCGACCACCGACCGGGCGCTGGTCCTTGCGGTCCTGTTCACCCTGCTCTACGCGATCAGCGATGAGTACCACCAGACCTTTGTGGCCGGCCGAAGCGGCAGCCCGGTTGATGTCGGGATCGATGTGGTGGGGATCGGGTTGGCGGTACTGCTGATCAGGTCGGGGCGGATGGTGTGGCTCGCCGGTCCGGGGGAGACGGATGTTCGGGATCAAGGCAGGTCGCGGTAG
- a CDS encoding glutathione S-transferase family protein yields MTLTLYQHPFASYCWKALIALHERGVSFEAVTVESEDDWTRLAEFSPMSKMPALVDGEAGVTLYESSLVIEYLDRFGEAPPMIPADRDGAILARLRDRLFDGYVMAPMQKIVLDNLRPEGENDTFGVAEAREDLDHAYGVLDRLITDEWAAGPEFTIADCSAVPSLHYARVVHRWNESELRNLTAYFERLMARPAVALVVEQARPYRKLFPLPWPEYAN; encoded by the coding sequence ATGACCCTCACCCTCTACCAGCACCCTTTCGCTTCCTACTGCTGGAAGGCCCTGATCGCGCTTCACGAACGGGGAGTCTCGTTTGAAGCCGTCACGGTCGAAAGCGAGGATGACTGGACGCGCCTGGCCGAGTTTTCACCGATGAGCAAGATGCCGGCGCTGGTCGACGGCGAGGCCGGGGTCACCCTGTACGAGTCGAGCCTGGTGATCGAGTACCTCGACCGGTTCGGCGAGGCTCCACCAATGATTCCGGCGGACCGGGACGGTGCGATTCTGGCGCGGTTGCGAGACCGGTTGTTCGACGGGTACGTGATGGCCCCGATGCAGAAGATCGTCCTCGACAATCTCCGACCCGAGGGTGAGAACGACACCTTCGGGGTGGCCGAGGCCCGCGAGGACCTGGATCACGCCTACGGGGTCCTCGACCGACTGATCACGGACGAGTGGGCGGCCGGCCCCGAGTTCACGATCGCCGACTGCTCGGCCGTTCCGTCGCTCCACTACGCGCGGGTCGTTCACCGCTGGAACGAGAGCGAGCTCCGGAACCTGACCGCCTACTTCGAGCGGCTGATGGCAAGGCCCGCGGTCGCCCTCGTGGTGGAACAGGCGCGTCCCTACCGCAAGCTCTTCCCCCTGCCCTGGCCCGAGTACGCCAACTGA